A window of Flavobacterium flavigenum contains these coding sequences:
- a CDS encoding DegT/DnrJ/EryC1/StrS family aminotransferase yields the protein MLPLVKTSIPDREILMPRLEQVLYSGYVAQGDVVEEFERKFEEYIGGGNTLSLNSGTAALHIALILTGVKEGDEVISTALTAEPTNVAIKMVGAKVRWADIDYNTGNISADSIEKAINRKTKAIIVVDYAGIPVDVERIQELSTKYNIPVIEDAAHALGAKYKGKKTGNHFPFTVYSFQGIKHLTTIDGGALQILDDDLYEQGKLIRWFGLDKKLTRMDNNITFQGYKYHMNNVNATIGIIQLENIENLVQKYIYNGKFFDEHLKGIKGVELVEYYPNSEPSYWLYTLKVEDRNGFIKMMAENGIMASELHKRNDLHTYLNDYRTKLPNLDLFYSKMVHIPCGWWVTDEDKERMVTLIKRGW from the coding sequence ATGCTACCATTAGTAAAAACAAGTATACCAGACCGTGAAATTTTAATGCCAAGGCTCGAACAAGTTTTGTATAGTGGTTATGTTGCTCAAGGAGATGTAGTAGAAGAATTTGAAAGAAAATTTGAAGAGTATATAGGTGGCGGTAACACCTTATCATTAAATTCCGGCACCGCAGCATTACATATAGCTTTAATTTTAACAGGAGTAAAAGAAGGGGATGAAGTTATTAGTACCGCTTTAACAGCCGAGCCAACAAATGTGGCAATAAAAATGGTAGGGGCCAAAGTAAGATGGGCGGATATAGATTATAATACAGGTAATATTTCTGCAGATTCAATAGAAAAAGCAATTAATCGAAAAACAAAAGCTATTATTGTAGTTGATTATGCAGGGATTCCAGTTGATGTAGAAAGAATTCAAGAATTGTCTACAAAATATAATATTCCTGTAATAGAAGATGCTGCACATGCTCTTGGTGCAAAATATAAAGGTAAAAAAACTGGAAATCATTTTCCCTTTACAGTATATTCGTTTCAGGGGATTAAACATTTGACAACAATTGACGGAGGAGCACTTCAAATTTTGGATGATGACCTATACGAGCAGGGAAAACTAATAAGATGGTTTGGATTGGATAAGAAATTAACTCGTATGGATAATAATATTACTTTTCAGGGGTATAAATATCATATGAATAATGTAAATGCGACTATTGGAATTATTCAATTAGAAAATATTGAAAATTTAGTTCAAAAATACATTTATAATGGAAAATTTTTTGATGAACATTTAAAAGGTATAAAGGGAGTTGAGTTAGTTGAATATTACCCAAATTCAGAGCCTTCATATTGGTTGTACACCTTAAAAGTTGAAGATCGAAATGGATTTATAAAAATGATGGCAGAAAATGGTATAATGGCATCTGAACTTCATAAACGAAATGACTTACATACTTATTTAAACGATTACCGAACGAAACTACCCAATTTAGATTTGTTTTATAGCAAGATGGTGCACATTCCTTGTGGATGGTGGGTTACTGATGAAGATAAGGAAAGAATGGTAACTTTAATAAAACGAGGTTGGTAA
- a CDS encoding SLBB domain-containing protein produces the protein MKKITYVLTLFFALLLSYNANAQDIMKSKDLSTVKVDYLSDDEIAKIISQLKANNATINDAEPMALSKGMSQAEFDKLRTRITAYEKKNSGEKDKNSKDTKSNDKLKDPDKNSEFGRNQEKIKNEKIKDSLNALIFGSELFDNPTLNFEPDLKMATPVNYVLGPGDKLEVSVYGVQQFDDTVPVNFEGKISIQNVGQIAVTGMSIEAASQKIKAAIARVYSTVRSGQSHVSVTLSDIRTIKVTIVGGKQPGNYSISSLASVYNALHLAGGPDKNGSYRNIELIRNNKVYKNIDIYKFLVKGDQSDNVSLKDNDVIRIPAYSQRVVVEGEVKRPGIFEMKKGETFTDLLSFTSGFNEFAYTASVNVLQKTGKEFKVHDINESEFSTYLPKSGDVFRVTKILNRFENRIKIEGAVFRPDYYSYNDGMRISDLIARAEGLKEDAYTKRARIIRLKSDLTTEIVNVNLEDALSGDLNADIELKREDEVTVYSILDFREEYKVTIDGEVKNPGEYEYYENLTLNDLVAQVGGLTGSASKRVEIARMIKSDEIDDANPKRVELVELEITADNNEQVKNFVLKPFDVINIRRMAVFEKPQMVTISGAVAYPGKYVLANKKESVYNIIMRAGGLTSVANLEGLKIKRPIKQEQIDDLKRVDLNLSKSDTVKENLTKKLKEELKYVTIPLDWNKIVKDKRHYSNVTLFPEDEIEVTTFNEGVKVTGSVLLSSEIPYRKGKGFRYYINSVGGVDSKGWKKKAYIIYPNGKAAVTGSFLFFRSYPNVTPDSQIVVPEKPETKKMSTGEWVSIGSVLTSLALLIVTAFK, from the coding sequence ATGAAAAAAATAACATACGTTCTTACCCTGTTTTTTGCTTTACTATTATCCTATAACGCAAATGCCCAGGATATAATGAAGTCGAAAGATTTAAGCACAGTAAAAGTAGATTATTTGTCTGATGATGAAATAGCTAAGATAATTTCTCAATTAAAGGCCAATAATGCTACAATTAATGATGCGGAACCTATGGCTTTGTCAAAAGGAATGAGTCAGGCTGAATTTGATAAGTTAAGAACTCGAATTACAGCATATGAGAAAAAAAACTCTGGAGAGAAGGATAAAAATAGCAAGGATACAAAAAGTAATGATAAATTAAAAGATCCGGATAAAAATTCGGAGTTTGGAAGAAATCAGGAAAAAATCAAAAACGAAAAAATCAAAGATTCACTAAACGCTTTGATTTTCGGATCAGAACTATTTGATAATCCGACTTTAAATTTCGAGCCAGATTTAAAAATGGCAACACCAGTCAATTATGTTCTGGGTCCGGGTGATAAATTGGAAGTAAGCGTTTATGGCGTTCAGCAATTTGATGATACTGTACCAGTAAATTTTGAAGGTAAAATTTCAATTCAGAATGTTGGGCAAATTGCAGTAACAGGAATGTCAATTGAAGCTGCCTCACAAAAAATAAAAGCTGCAATTGCAAGGGTTTATAGTACGGTTCGATCTGGACAATCTCACGTTAGTGTCACTTTAAGTGATATAAGAACTATTAAAGTGACGATTGTTGGAGGTAAGCAACCTGGTAATTACTCTATTTCCTCTCTCGCTTCTGTTTACAATGCATTGCATTTAGCTGGTGGTCCAGATAAAAATGGCAGTTATAGAAATATCGAATTGATCCGAAATAACAAGGTTTATAAAAACATCGATATCTATAAGTTTTTAGTCAAAGGAGATCAATCAGATAATGTAAGCCTGAAAGATAATGATGTAATAAGAATTCCTGCATATAGCCAAAGAGTTGTAGTTGAAGGCGAAGTTAAACGTCCAGGTATATTCGAAATGAAAAAGGGAGAAACATTTACTGATTTATTGAGTTTTACTTCCGGTTTCAATGAGTTTGCCTACACAGCTTCAGTAAATGTTTTGCAAAAAACAGGAAAAGAGTTTAAGGTTCATGATATTAATGAAAGCGAGTTTTCTACATATCTACCTAAATCGGGAGATGTTTTTAGAGTCACTAAAATTTTGAACCGTTTTGAAAACCGTATTAAAATAGAAGGAGCCGTTTTTAGACCAGATTATTATTCTTATAATGATGGAATGAGGATTTCAGATCTTATTGCAAGGGCAGAAGGGCTTAAAGAAGATGCTTATACTAAAAGAGCCAGAATTATTCGTTTAAAATCTGATTTAACAACAGAAATAGTAAATGTTAATTTAGAAGACGCTTTATCAGGAGATTTAAATGCTGATATAGAATTAAAAAGAGAAGACGAAGTTACCGTATATTCAATTCTGGATTTTAGGGAAGAATACAAAGTTACTATTGATGGAGAAGTAAAGAATCCAGGAGAATATGAATACTATGAAAATTTAACATTAAATGATTTAGTTGCTCAGGTTGGTGGTTTAACTGGCTCTGCTTCAAAAAGAGTAGAAATTGCAAGGATGATAAAATCCGATGAAATTGATGATGCTAATCCGAAACGTGTAGAATTAGTAGAATTAGAAATTACAGCTGATAATAATGAGCAGGTAAAAAACTTTGTTTTAAAACCGTTTGATGTAATAAATATCAGAAGAATGGCGGTTTTTGAAAAGCCACAAATGGTTACCATTAGTGGAGCAGTTGCTTATCCGGGGAAATACGTATTAGCAAATAAAAAAGAGTCTGTTTATAACATAATAATGCGTGCAGGCGGCTTAACATCTGTAGCTAATTTAGAAGGATTGAAAATTAAGAGACCTATTAAGCAAGAACAAATAGATGATTTAAAAAGAGTTGACCTTAATTTGTCTAAATCAGATACTGTAAAAGAGAACCTCACTAAGAAATTAAAAGAAGAATTAAAATACGTAACTATTCCTTTAGATTGGAATAAAATAGTGAAAGATAAACGACATTATTCTAATGTTACCTTATTTCCAGAAGATGAGATAGAAGTTACTACTTTTAACGAGGGAGTGAAAGTTACAGGAAGCGTTTTACTCTCTTCGGAGATTCCATACAGAAAGGGAAAGGGGTTCAGGTACTATATAAATTCAGTTGGAGGTGTTGATAGTAAGGGCTGGAAGAAAAAAGCTTATATTATCTATCCAAATGGAAAAGCAGCAGTAACAGGTTCGTTTTTATTCTTTAGATCCTATCCTAATGTTACGCCGGATTCCCAGATTGTTGTTCCCGAAAAACCGGAAACTAAGAAAATGAGTACTGGAGAATGGGTAAGTATTGGTAGCGTCTTAACTAGTCTGGCATTATTAATTGTAACAGCTTTTAAATAA
- the rfbB gene encoding dTDP-glucose 4,6-dehydratase produces the protein MKKILITGGAGFIGSHVVRRFVNKYPEYQIYNLDALTYAGNLENIKDIENKPNYNFIKGDIVDEVFINELFSIHNFEGVLHLAAESHVDRSIEDPLAFVKTNVIGTMNLLNAAKKQWRENFEGKRFYHISTDEVYGSLGNEGLFTETTAYDPNSPYSASKASSDHFVRAYGETYGLPYVLTNCSNNYGSYHFPEKLIPLFINNIINNKPLPVYGDGNYTRDWLFVEDHAIAIDLVFHEGKNHETYNIGGFNEWKNIDLVKLLCQIMDEKLGREKGKSEELITYVKDRPGHDLRYAIDASKINKELGWKPSVTFEEGLERTINWYLNNEEWLKNVTSGSYKEYYEKQYSQTK, from the coding sequence ATGAAAAAGATTCTTATAACAGGTGGTGCTGGATTTATTGGTTCACATGTGGTCAGACGTTTTGTAAATAAATATCCAGAATATCAAATTTACAATTTAGATGCTTTAACTTATGCCGGGAATCTGGAAAACATTAAAGATATAGAAAACAAACCTAATTATAATTTTATAAAAGGTGATATTGTTGATGAAGTTTTTATTAATGAACTTTTTTCAATTCATAATTTTGAAGGCGTACTTCACTTGGCGGCAGAATCTCATGTTGACAGATCAATCGAAGATCCATTGGCATTTGTAAAAACAAATGTTATCGGCACAATGAACTTGCTTAATGCGGCAAAAAAACAATGGAGAGAAAATTTTGAGGGAAAAAGATTTTATCATATAAGTACAGATGAAGTCTATGGTTCTCTAGGGAATGAAGGACTTTTTACTGAAACTACTGCGTATGACCCTAATTCTCCATATTCAGCGTCAAAAGCAAGTTCAGACCATTTTGTAAGGGCTTATGGAGAAACATATGGCTTGCCTTATGTTTTAACAAACTGTTCAAATAATTATGGGTCATATCACTTCCCTGAAAAACTAATACCTCTTTTTATCAATAATATTATTAATAATAAACCATTGCCTGTTTATGGAGATGGAAATTATACTCGTGACTGGCTCTTTGTAGAGGATCATGCTATTGCAATTGATTTAGTTTTTCATGAAGGAAAAAATCACGAAACGTATAATATCGGAGGTTTTAATGAGTGGAAAAATATTGATTTGGTTAAATTATTATGCCAGATTATGGATGAAAAATTAGGAAGGGAAAAAGGTAAATCTGAAGAATTAATTACGTATGTAAAAGATAGGCCGGGTCATGATTTGCGTTATGCAATTGATGCCTCTAAAATCAATAAAGAACTTGGATGGAAGCCCTCTGTAACTTTTGAAGAGGGATTGGAAAGAACTATTAATTGGTATTTGAATAATGAAGAATGGTTAAAAAACGTTACTTCTGGTTCCTATAAAGAGTATTATGAAAAACAATATTCACAAACAAAATAG
- a CDS encoding polysaccharide biosynthesis protein codes for MFKDKILLITGGTGSFGNAMLKGFLNSDLKEIRIFSRDEKKQEDMRIHYKNDKLNFVIGDIRDFNSINAAMNGVNFVFHAAALKQVPSCEFYPMQAVQTNIIGAENVLEAAARNNIERLVVLSTDKAVYPINAMGISKAFMEKLAVSKARDLRVKNIDAIYTATRYGNVMCSRGSIIPLFVKQIKEGKPLTITNPKMTRFMMSLNDSVDLVMFAFLKGNPGDIFVQKSPASTIEDLAQALKELFSAENEIKIIGERHSEKMYETLCAKEEMAKADDLGNFYRIPADFRDLNYTKYVQEDGPKLVSGEYNSDNTTRLSVEELKKLLLTLDYVQDELASHNQ; via the coding sequence ATGTTCAAAGATAAAATATTATTAATTACAGGCGGTACAGGTTCTTTCGGTAATGCAATGTTAAAAGGGTTTTTAAACTCTGATTTAAAAGAAATACGAATATTTTCTAGAGATGAGAAAAAGCAAGAAGACATGCGTATTCATTACAAAAATGACAAGTTAAATTTTGTTATTGGCGATATTAGAGACTTTAATAGTATCAATGCAGCTATGAATGGAGTAAATTTTGTTTTCCATGCTGCAGCATTAAAGCAAGTGCCTTCTTGTGAATTTTATCCAATGCAGGCAGTTCAAACTAATATAATTGGAGCTGAAAATGTATTAGAAGCAGCAGCTCGAAATAATATTGAAAGATTAGTCGTACTTAGTACGGATAAAGCAGTTTATCCTATTAACGCTATGGGAATTTCAAAGGCTTTTATGGAAAAATTAGCAGTTTCTAAAGCAAGAGATTTAAGAGTAAAAAATATAGATGCAATCTATACAGCAACTCGTTATGGTAATGTAATGTGTTCTCGAGGTTCAATAATACCTTTATTTGTAAAGCAAATAAAAGAAGGTAAACCGTTAACGATTACTAATCCAAAGATGACAAGATTTATGATGTCCTTGAATGATTCTGTGGATTTAGTAATGTTTGCTTTTTTGAAGGGAAATCCAGGAGATATTTTTGTACAAAAATCACCAGCTTCAACGATTGAAGATTTAGCACAGGCTTTAAAGGAATTGTTTAGTGCAGAAAATGAGATTAAAATTATAGGAGAACGTCATTCTGAAAAAATGTATGAGACTTTATGTGCCAAAGAAGAAATGGCAAAGGCTGACGATTTAGGAAACTTTTATAGGATTCCTGCAGATTTCAGAGATTTGAATTATACAAAGTATGTTCAAGAGGATGGTCCAAAGTTAGTCAGTGGAGAATATAACTCAGATAATACAACGAGACTAAGTGTAGAAGAACTGAAAAAATTGCTTCTTACACTAGATTATGTTCAAGATGAATTAGCCTCTCATAATCAATAA
- a CDS encoding DegT/DnrJ/EryC1/StrS family aminotransferase codes for MVPIYKPYMPKFIDSEINEILYSGQLSYGKYGRKFEEQLKVFIGCEYLLSISSYNVAMLIVLSTFGLQFGDEVIASPVSCLASNQPFAVKGLKVVWVDVDPKTGSMCPDDLKSKITKNTKAIFHNHFCGYLGDIDAINSIGKEFGIPVVDDGIEAFASQYKGNKLGNVGTDVTVFSFQTVRLPNTIDGGAIVFKDKELYEKALLIRDYGIDRKNFRTINGEINPVCDIKLEGYAGLMSELNSFIGAKQMDEIEKLLTLQKNNAETWNKKIAECDTIYSLKLTANTIPNYWVYGTLCKNKPEAIQNFKKNGFYATGVHINNNLYSIFQDKNSLRGVNQFMDQFVAIPSGWWLNITDI; via the coding sequence ATGGTTCCTATTTATAAACCTTACATGCCCAAATTTATTGATTCTGAAATAAATGAAATACTTTATTCTGGACAATTAAGTTATGGGAAATATGGAAGAAAGTTTGAGGAGCAATTGAAAGTTTTTATTGGGTGTGAATATTTACTTTCAATTAGTTCCTATAATGTTGCTATGCTAATTGTTTTGTCAACATTTGGTTTGCAATTTGGTGATGAGGTTATTGCTAGTCCAGTAAGTTGTTTGGCTTCCAATCAGCCTTTCGCGGTAAAAGGATTAAAAGTAGTATGGGTGGATGTTGATCCAAAAACAGGTAGTATGTGTCCAGACGATCTCAAATCTAAAATTACAAAAAATACTAAAGCTATTTTTCACAATCATTTTTGTGGTTATTTGGGAGATATAGATGCAATTAATTCAATTGGTAAGGAGTTCGGTATACCTGTGGTTGATGATGGTATCGAAGCTTTTGCTTCTCAGTACAAAGGCAATAAATTGGGAAATGTGGGAACAGATGTTACTGTTTTTTCTTTTCAAACGGTTAGATTGCCTAATACAATAGATGGAGGTGCAATCGTTTTTAAAGACAAGGAGCTTTATGAAAAAGCCTTATTAATAAGAGATTATGGTATTGATAGAAAAAATTTTAGAACAATTAATGGAGAAATAAATCCTGTTTGTGATATTAAACTAGAGGGTTATGCAGGTTTGATGAGTGAATTAAATTCTTTCATTGGAGCAAAACAGATGGATGAAATTGAAAAGTTATTGACCCTGCAGAAAAATAATGCTGAAACTTGGAATAAAAAAATAGCAGAGTGTGATACAATTTATTCATTGAAATTAACAGCAAATACAATTCCTAATTATTGGGTTTATGGTACTTTATGTAAAAATAAACCTGAAGCTATTCAAAATTTCAAAAAAAATGGCTTTTATGCAACTGGAGTACATATTAACAATAATCTTTACTCGATTTTTCAAGATAAAAACTCTTTAAGAGGTGTTAACCAATTTATGGATCAATTTGTTGCAATTCCTAGTGGTTGGTGGTTAAATATTACTGATATATGA
- a CDS encoding lipopolysaccharide biosynthesis protein: MSTVNKNIAANYIGKLWSFASIFIFIRFYIEILGIQSYAIINFYAVILGLFAFADSGLTVTLNRELAKENTIENKANLLFTFQRIYLGICTLVVLFIFLFSDYIGHNFLKSDLYTPIEVSNLIKLIGVGIGLQLFSTLYQGGLMGLQKQVLVNKINIIWSLFRSGVVIFPLLLLPSLKVYFIWQIVCNLVLLIVFRVNLWNELKTDSKTVFSKELLNTIWKFALGMMVIAFISAINIQIDKLVTSKILDLKSFGYYSLATTISQIPLLVSTPIIIAIFPVFSKLVSTKNIIGKIAYFHKFAFIITMISAPIVACVFLYSIPLVTLWTGDVIIANAVNTTVKILVIGGFFLCLQLIPYYISLANGHTKTNITLGFFGLFVIIPLIVFSVDKYGMVGASFPWILVNFISLAIMSNVIIHKFLPNQFLKWLFYDVLIPTFITIVTVTVIYFSTNGLVGRYWFIIDMCLIGSISLILNVVVYNKINHQEKLISFSSQIK; this comes from the coding sequence ATGAGTACAGTCAATAAAAACATAGCAGCCAATTATATAGGTAAATTATGGAGCTTTGCCTCCATTTTTATTTTTATCAGATTTTATATAGAAATTCTTGGAATACAATCGTATGCGATTATAAATTTTTATGCTGTTATTTTAGGTCTTTTTGCTTTTGCTGATTCTGGTTTGACAGTAACCCTTAATAGAGAACTGGCTAAAGAGAATACTATAGAAAATAAAGCAAATTTATTATTTACTTTCCAGAGAATTTATCTGGGAATATGTACATTGGTAGTGCTATTTATTTTTCTGTTTTCAGACTATATTGGGCATAATTTTTTAAAATCTGACCTTTATACGCCTATTGAAGTCTCTAACTTGATTAAGTTAATAGGTGTAGGGATTGGATTGCAGTTGTTTTCGACTCTATATCAAGGTGGTTTGATGGGACTACAAAAGCAAGTTTTAGTAAATAAAATAAATATAATTTGGAGTCTGTTTAGATCGGGAGTTGTTATTTTTCCATTATTGTTGCTTCCTTCTCTGAAGGTTTATTTCATATGGCAAATTGTTTGTAATTTAGTTTTACTAATTGTTTTTAGAGTAAATCTCTGGAATGAATTAAAAACAGATTCTAAAACTGTTTTTTCTAAAGAGTTGCTTAATACTATTTGGAAATTTGCATTAGGAATGATGGTGATTGCGTTTATATCAGCAATTAATATTCAAATTGATAAATTGGTAACTAGTAAAATTTTGGATTTAAAGTCTTTTGGTTATTATTCTTTAGCGACTACTATATCACAAATACCATTGTTAGTCTCTACACCTATTATTATTGCAATATTTCCTGTTTTTTCTAAGTTAGTTTCAACTAAAAATATTATAGGAAAAATAGCTTATTTTCATAAGTTTGCCTTTATAATTACTATGATTTCTGCTCCAATCGTAGCATGTGTCTTTTTGTATTCTATTCCATTAGTTACTTTATGGACTGGCGATGTAATAATTGCAAATGCAGTTAATACTACGGTTAAGATTTTGGTTATTGGAGGATTTTTTTTATGTCTACAATTAATTCCTTATTACATATCATTAGCAAATGGCCATACAAAAACAAATATTACACTTGGTTTTTTTGGATTGTTTGTTATTATTCCTTTAATAGTTTTTAGTGTTGATAAATACGGAATGGTTGGAGCAAGTTTTCCTTGGATTTTGGTAAATTTCATTTCTCTGGCAATTATGAGTAATGTTATAATTCATAAGTTTTTACCAAATCAATTTTTAAAATGGTTATTCTATGATGTGCTTATTCCAACTTTTATTACAATAGTTACTGTAACGGTTATTTATTTTTCAACTAATGGTTTGGTTGGTAGATATTGGTTTATTATTGACATGTGTTTAATTGGAAGCATATCTCTTATTTTAAATGTTGTAGTTTATAATAAAATTAACCATCAGGAAAAATTAATAAGTTTTAGTTCTCAAATAAAATAA
- a CDS encoding Wzz/FepE/Etk N-terminal domain-containing protein yields MNNQSVSNDEISLKELIQKGKEWWDYLLSQWKIILIAGFIGGGLGLAYSFSKKPIYTATLTFALEDEKSGGGLGGALGLASSFGFDLGGGGGSIFTSSNLTELFKSRTMVEKTLLTPVNVNGKVISLAEMYIQNNKWRSKWNDNPKFKNIQFLPTANRNYFTRVHDSILGIIYQNLSKGSLSVAQKDKKIAIISMDVSSDNELFSLYFCEALARQVGEFYVDTKSKKARMNMEILEHQVDSVRTALNTAITGVAVANDNTFNLNPALNVRRAPSARRQVDVQANTAILTELVKQSELAKVTLRKDTPLIQVIDRPILPLPKERFGKVKGVLLGGILTDFFVIFFFIIKRIWRMLTS; encoded by the coding sequence ATGAATAATCAGTCAGTTAGCAACGACGAAATTTCATTGAAAGAATTAATCCAAAAGGGAAAAGAATGGTGGGATTATTTATTGTCTCAATGGAAAATTATTTTAATTGCAGGTTTTATTGGAGGAGGGCTAGGTTTAGCTTATTCTTTTTCAAAAAAACCAATTTATACAGCGACTTTGACATTTGCATTGGAAGATGAAAAATCTGGAGGAGGTCTGGGAGGCGCCTTGGGCTTGGCCAGTTCTTTTGGGTTTGATCTTGGTGGAGGTGGAGGAAGCATATTTACAAGTTCTAACCTGACTGAGCTCTTTAAATCTCGTACAATGGTTGAAAAGACACTGCTTACTCCAGTAAATGTAAATGGGAAAGTGATTTCTTTGGCCGAAATGTATATTCAAAATAATAAATGGAGAAGTAAATGGAATGATAATCCGAAATTTAAGAATATTCAGTTTTTGCCTACCGCTAATCGTAATTACTTTACCAGAGTACATGATAGTATATTGGGGATAATATATCAAAATTTGTCTAAGGGTTCTTTGTCCGTAGCTCAAAAAGATAAAAAGATAGCAATTATTTCAATGGATGTAAGTTCTGATAATGAATTATTTTCACTCTATTTTTGTGAAGCTCTTGCTAGACAGGTTGGTGAATTTTATGTTGATACAAAAAGCAAAAAAGCTCGTATGAATATGGAAATTTTAGAACATCAGGTGGATTCTGTTCGTACAGCATTAAATACAGCAATTACGGGAGTAGCTGTTGCGAATGATAATACTTTTAATTTGAATCCAGCTCTGAATGTGCGCAGAGCTCCTTCTGCAAGGAGACAGGTCGATGTTCAGGCTAATACTGCCATACTTACAGAATTAGTTAAGCAATCTGAATTAGCAAAAGTTACCTTGCGAAAAGATACACCTTTGATACAGGTTATCGATCGGCCAATTTTGCCATTGCCAAAAGAGAGATTTGGTAAGGTCAAAGGGGTATTATTGGGAGGTATATTGACTGATTTTTTTGTGATATTTTTTTTTATAATAAAAAGAATATGGAGAATGTTAACATCGTAA
- a CDS encoding mannose-1-phosphate guanylyltransferase produces MDENNLITHVILTGGVGSRLWPLSRKSQPKQYLEIFEGKSLFEMTVERNSYLANKVMVVGNVGNHHLSGKVMDKSKTSYINIVEATPRNTAAAIAFAAFASNPDDILIVTPSDHIIDKMEDYTNAINQAILKAKEGFVVTFGIIPTKPETGYGYIESKGDKVISFREKPNETTAKDFIAKGNFLWNSGMFCFKASVLLDELKQFQPDVFEKSKVVWESNREGFLDLDASLEIPSISIDYAVMERSKKIKVVPASFSWSDLGSFESVYDYLVSKGHPVDKDGNMVIGSDKHTTFLGLKNIIFVYTDTANLILQKENSQDVKDIYTELERQNSKLLN; encoded by the coding sequence ATGGACGAAAATAATTTAATTACACATGTTATTCTAACCGGAGGTGTAGGTAGCAGATTATGGCCTCTTTCCCGTAAAAGCCAGCCTAAACAATATTTGGAAATATTTGAAGGAAAATCTTTATTTGAAATGACTGTTGAACGAAATAGTTACTTAGCAAATAAGGTAATGGTGGTTGGGAATGTTGGGAATCATCATTTAAGCGGTAAGGTAATGGACAAATCTAAAACTTCATATATCAATATAGTTGAAGCTACTCCCAGAAATACTGCTGCAGCAATTGCATTTGCAGCTTTTGCCTCGAATCCGGATGATATATTAATAGTCACTCCGTCAGATCATATTATTGATAAAATGGAGGATTATACTAATGCCATAAATCAGGCGATTTTAAAAGCTAAGGAAGGTTTTGTTGTAACTTTTGGTATCATTCCAACCAAACCAGAAACGGGTTACGGATATATTGAGTCAAAAGGGGATAAAGTGATTTCATTTAGAGAAAAACCAAATGAAACAACTGCTAAAGATTTTATTGCAAAAGGTAATTTTTTATGGAATAGTGGAATGTTTTGCTTTAAAGCTAGTGTACTTTTGGATGAATTAAAACAATTTCAGCCTGACGTATTTGAAAAATCCAAAGTAGTTTGGGAATCAAATAGAGAAGGTTTTTTAGATTTAGATGCATCTCTGGAAATTCCATCAATTAGTATAGATTATGCTGTCATGGAACGTAGCAAAAAAATTAAAGTTGTTCCGGCATCATTCTCCTGGTCAGATTTAGGTTCGTTTGAATCAGTTTATGATTATTTGGTTTCTAAAGGACATCCAGTTGATAAAGATGGTAATATGGTTATAGGCAGTGATAAGCATACTACTTTCCTGGGATTAAAAAATATAATTTTTGTTTATACAGATACGGCTAATTTAATTTTACAAAAGGAAAATTCTCAGGATGTAAAAGATATATATACCGAATTAGAAAGACAAAATTCTAAATTATTAAATTAA